In Hyphomicrobium denitrificans ATCC 51888, the DNA window CTGGAACCTGACGAACGAGTGCCAGACGACTAAAGGCCCTCAGACGCGGAAGTTCTGCGCCGACTACAACGATGCGAAGGCCGCTCTTTCGTGGGCTGATACCCACCCGGCTCTGATCGAGGCGGCTAACGCAGCAGACCAGGACGTGAAGCGTCTCGAGCAGGAAGTCGTCATCGCCCGCAGCGAAGCGTCGAGCACGAAGGTCGTGACCTCTGAGGATCGCGCCGACCTGTTCATGCTGACGGACTGGGGCGGCATGAGCGAGTCCCGCGCGCAGCAGTTGACGGGCCTGATCTCGGTTCTCGTCATCTCGGTGTTCATCTCGTTCGGATCGATGCGCGATGAAGCGGCACGCCTGACGGCGGAAGGACCGCGCCGGAAATGGTCTTTCCTGTCGCGCACCTATCGTTGGGCTTATCGCAAGGTCTGGGGCCAGGAGCCCGATAACACGACCTACGTGACGAACTACCTTGATCCGCGTGGGGCGGAAGCGCTAGCGGCAGTAGAACGAGATCGGGAGCGCATTGTCCATGCCGCGCGCGCGGCTCAAGCCCGTCTCAATCCGCAGGGGAGCGTTCGCATGAACATTCAGAACATGGACTTCATGCAGATCGTTCACTTGGCCGGGCGCGTCGTGTGCGCGCTCGGCTTGGCGATGTTCTTTTTCAACATCAATCTCGGCATTCAGGCGTTCGCGCATCCCGGGATTGAGGTTGCGGCTGCCGGCTGGATTATGAAAAGCCTCTGATGGTGATCTCGCTCAAGCATAAGTTCGAGAGCACAGTCCCTGACCAGCCAAAACCGGGACTTGTTCGTCCTTCCAATTGGAATGACGAGCATGACCTCAAGATGTCAGGATCGCGCATTCTCGGTCGCAAGGATGGGGACGTTGGAACTGCGCAAGAGCTGACGGGCGCCGACGTAGCGGAGATGCTTGACGGTCAATTCGCGACGACTGCCCAGGGTGAGAAGGCTGATACCGCCGTCCAGCCCGAAGACACAATCGCGCCCGGGAAGGTCTCTCCTTCAAGCCTCGATTCCAGCAAAGCTGCCGAATTTCGCTCCGTCATCAAGGTCAGTGATACCTACGTCAACGTAAAGGACCATTTCGGCGTTAAGGGCGGTAACGATGCCGGGGACTGGGCGAAAATCCAGGCGGCACTTGATGCTGAGCCGAAAGGCGACATTCTCTATTTTCCGGCCGACAGCTATGTCGGCACGGTGCCGCTCGTCATGTCGAAGCACAAATCGCTGAAGCTCGACCCGAACGCCGTATTGACGTTGAGCAGCGCCGTTTCCTCCGATGATCTCTTGCGCATCGCGGTAACAAATCCCGCGTCCAGCGACGTGCGCAACATGATCATCGAGGGCGGCACTTGGATTGCGGACGCCCGCGCCAACTGCGCGATCAACGTCAACCCGGCCAACTCCACGCCGGGCCAGAACCCGCATTTCGAAACGCATATTCGCAATGGGATGATCACTGGCGGCCTCTGTGGCATTCGCATCGGCGGCGCAACACCGGCAGGCGACACCAATTTCAACACGATCGAAGGCTGCAATATCTCCATTCAAAGTTCGGGCGGCCTTGCCATCAACCTAGACGGCTGCGCCGACGGGCACCGCATTCTGAACAACCTGATGTTCGGACCCGGGACTGGCGTTCGCCTCAACCTCGTGCTCGGGGCGTATAAGACGCTGATCTCCGGCAACTGCATCGTGACGCGCGACGGTGCGCTGCTGGTCACGAACGGGTCGAACTGGAGCTTCGAGAGCAACCAGGTCGAGCAGCACGGCGGCACGAATTTGCTAGGTCAGCACATTCAGGTCCAGGGTCTCGCTTACCCGGCGAAGCATTGGCGGATCGTCGCCAACAATTTCGGCGGCGGCAGTGACGTAAACTATTCAATTTGGCTGATGAATTCTATCGCAGGTTTGATCGATGAAAATCAAATGCAGCTCTGCGCTATCGCGGACGTTGGTCTGGTCGATGGCGGTGACGGGTATGCACCAAGATACAACACGATTGGAGCGCGTAACACGTTCCGCGGCGCGCGCTCGATCCGGAGCGATCAGACTGACGCCAGCCGCCGCATGATCCTTGACGTAAGCCCAGGTATCAACAAAGACAAAGGCATTTGGCGCAGCGCTTCCGGACTGACGTACTCGAACAGTTGGGCGCAGAGCAATCTGCGACGCATGGTCGACGAGCACGGCATCCTTCATTGGGAAGGCGCGCTGAGCGGCGGAACGACATCGGCAGATACCGTCATTCTTGCAGCTGGCCAGTTGCCGGCCTGTGAACGCCCCATCGATACGACCGTGCGCGCACCGGTCGGAACTGCCAGCGGTGTTGGCCAGATTGAGTTCGGGACCGATGGCGGGCTGATCGTCAGATCGTTGCCCGCGGCAAGTCCTGTGCTGAGCGGAGTCAGCTACCCAGTCAAATGGTGGGATACGTACGAGGCGACGCCGTAACAAATGGCAGACAACACGGCCTTTCAGCCAGACGCCTTCCAGTTCGACGCCTTCCAGATCTTCGATGAAGATTTTGCTGATCTTCCTGCAAAGGTCACTGCGTCAGGCGCCGCAGTCGGGAAAGCAAAGATGAATGCGAGCCCGGTTCTGGATATCCAAGCTAGCGGCGCTCCTGGTCTCTGGAAGGTGAGATAGATGCTCGCGCCATCGAAATACTTCGTAGGGGCCGCAGTGAGGCTATCGGCTTCGTTCACCGATTCCGATGTCACGCCGTCTGATCCGGATACTGTCACCCTCAAGCTCCGGTCTCCGAGCTGCCAGTCATTCACCTACGTCTACGGCACTGATGCCAACGTCACGAGGCAATCGGCCGGCAACTATGCGGCAATCGTTACGCCCAATTGTGCCGGGCGCTGGTTCACACGCTGGGAGGGCACCGATCCTGACGGCAACGTGATTGCAATAGAGGGCAACTTCAACGTCCAGGCCTCACGCTTTGCGGGCCATGACTGTTGCTGCAGGGATTACAGATGATGCTCGACCCCGCCAGAGAGCGGTTTGTCCAAGAATATCACGCTACCGGTAATGCGTCGGAAGCCTTTCGCAGGGCAAAGCCGGCAGCGGTGAATTGGAAGGATACGACCGTTCATCCGAGGGCATCAAAGATGCTGGCTGAAGACAAGGTTCAGACAAGGCTTCATGAACTTCAGGCAGAAGCCCGCGAAAAGCACAACGTGACGATTGAAAGTCTCACGATAGAGCTCGAAGAGGCCCGCAACTTGGCAAAGCAGGAAGGCCAAGCCAGCGCCGCCGTGTCGGCAACTATGGGCAAAGCCAAGCTTCATGGGTTGGTCGTCGACAAGAACGAACTGACTGGCAAAGACGGCGCCCCGCTAGTCCCCGTGTTGAATGTCAGTCTCTCCCGAAATCAACCTTGAACTCCATCCGAAGCAAGCCTTAGCGCTTGAAACGGATGCGACAGAGGTTCTGTACGGGGGTGCTGCAGGCGGGGGAAAATCGCACCTTATGCGTGTCGCGGCAACGCTCTGGTGCTCTGCGATACCAGGATTGCAGGTCTATCTGTTCCGCCGCGTTCGCGAAGATCTGATCAAGAACCACATGGAGGGCCCGAAAGGCTTTCGCGCTATGCTGGCGCCGTGGGTTCTGTGCGGGTTCGTCCGCATTGTTGATGATGAGATTAGATTTTGGAACGGATCGAAGATCTATCTCTGCCACTGCAAGGATGAGAAGGACATCTACAAATATCAGGGCGCCGAAATACACGTCCTGCTGATCGACGAACTCACGCACTTCACCGAAAGCATGTATCGCTTTCTCCGCTCCCGCGTTCGCATGGTGGGCCTGAAGCTCCAAGAGGCTTGGAAGCGCCGCTTTCCCCGTATTCTCGCGGGCGCCAACCCTGGGAACGTCGGTCATCTCTGGGTTAAGTCGACCTTCGTTGATGGTGCCGAAAGCTATGCCGTAAGGGACATGGAGCCCGAAGACGGCGGCATGAAGCGCCAGTTCATACGCGCCGTTCTCGAAGACAACCCGTCAATGACGACGGACGACCCTGGCTACGAGCAGAAGCTGTCGGGGCTGGGGTCAAAATCACTCGTCCAGGCGATGCGATTTGGCGACTGGGATGTCATTGAAGGCGCGTTCTTCGATTGCTGGGCAACTGAACGGCACGTGATCCGGCCGTTTGCCGTGCCGGAGCTTTGGACGAAGCTGATGTCTGGCGACTGGGGATCAGCAAAGCCGTTCAGCTTCGGATGGTGGACCGTCGTAAGCGACGACTTCGAGGCCGAGACAGCATTGGGGCGCAAGATCGTTCTGCCGCCGCGGATGCCTTGTGCGTTACCGCGAATGGTACGGGATGCAGACAGGGAAGCCGAACACAGGCTTAAAGCTTACGGCGGAGCAGGTCGCTCTTGGCTTGGTCGACCGCGAGCCGACAACGGAGAAGATCGATTACCGCGTCCTTGATCCGGCAGCGTTCACAGCTGATGGCGGACCGTCGATAGCAGATCGTATGCGTGATGCAGCGAGAACGAAGACCAGGTCGTTGGTCTTCCGGCGCGCTGACAATGCGCGAGTTCCGGCTCGCGGAGCAATGGGCGGTTGGGATCAGGTTCGACAACGGATGATCGGCGACGAGGAGGGACGGCCAATGATGGCGGTCTTCTCGAACTGTCTGGACTTCATACGGACGGTGCCCGCCCTGCAACACGACCAAACAAGGCCGGAAGACATCGATACGGACGGCGAAGACCACGCGGGCG includes these proteins:
- a CDS encoding terminase small subunit, coding for MMLDPARERFVQEYHATGNASEAFRRAKPAAVNWKDTTVHPRASKMLAEDKVQTRLHELQAEAREKHNVTIESLTIELEEARNLAKQEGQASAAVSATMGKAKLHGLVVDKNELTGKDGAPLVPVLNVSLSRNQP